CTATCTTCCTGAGAAATTCTTTCCGGTGCTTAATGTCGTTTTCCGTTTCGATTCCTTTCGATTTCTCTCCATCAATTACTCCCAAAATTCCGCGTCCCTGTTCTGATTCCGCAACGATGACTTGTACGGAATTTCCCGTTGCGCAAAATATTCCACAAACTTCAGGAACGTTCCTGATGGTGTTAAGAATGTTAACCGGAAACCCGCTCTCCATAAAAATGATAAATGAATGTCCGCACGAAAGAGAGAACGCGTTCGACTTCGCAAGCGCAATCAGTTTTTCATCATTGCCGGAAAACCGGACGAGACACGGAC
This sequence is a window from Ignavibacteriota bacterium. Protein-coding genes within it:
- a CDS encoding adenosine-specific kinase is translated as MDIKLIPVEKPADMNFILGQSHFIKTVEDIHEAIVSTNPNMKFGVAFCEASGPCLVRFSGNDEKLIALAKSNAFSLSCGHSFIIFMESGFPVNILNTIRNVPEVCGIFCATGNSVQVIVAESEQGRGILGVIDGEKSKGIETENDIKHRKEFLRKIGYKL